In the Victivallis sp. Marseille-Q1083 genome, one interval contains:
- the ybeY gene encoding rRNA maturation RNase YbeY translates to MRAATRLAARLARLPIDPGREWTLNLIFVDDREMCRANSDYVGHEGTTDVITFCYLAEPESLFPGDIGIELILCADAAEREGAKRRNSSYSRELLLYLVHGLLHSAGEDDLDPVSRRRMRRREREVMKVLLQHYDPAELFPPRETPPQTKEVI, encoded by the coding sequence TTGCGAGCGGCAACTCGGCTGGCGGCCCGGCTGGCCCGGCTGCCGATTGACCCCGGCCGGGAGTGGACGTTGAATCTGATCTTCGTCGACGACCGCGAAATGTGCCGCGCCAACAGCGATTACGTCGGGCACGAGGGTACCACCGACGTCATCACCTTCTGTTACCTGGCTGAGCCGGAATCGCTGTTTCCGGGCGACATCGGCATTGAACTGATCCTCTGCGCCGATGCGGCGGAACGCGAAGGCGCCAAGCGCCGCAATTCCTCGTACAGCCGCGAACTGCTGCTGTACCTGGTGCACGGGCTGCTGCATTCGGCCGGCGAAGACGATCTCGATCCGGTTTCGCGCCGCCGGATGCGGCGGCGCGAACGGGAAGTGATGAAAGTTCTGCTTCAACATTACGATCCGGCCGAACTTTTCCCGCCCCGGGAAACTCCGCCGCAAACGAAAGAGGTAATCTGA